The Taeniopygia guttata chromosome 19, bTaeGut7.mat, whole genome shotgun sequence genome window below encodes:
- the APPBP2 gene encoding amyloid protein-binding protein 2, which translates to MAAVELEWVPETLYNTAISAVVDSYGRARRRDIRSLPENIQFDVYYKLYQQGRLCQLGSEFCELEVFAKVLRALDKRHLLHHCFQALMDHGVKVASVLAYSFSRRCSYIAESDAAVKEKAIQIGFVLGGFLSDAGWYSDAEKVFLSCLQLCTLHDEILHWFRAVECCVRLLHVRNGNCKYHLGEETFKLAQSYMEKLAKHGQQANKAALYGELCALLFAKSHYDEAYKWCIEAMKEITVGLPVKVVVDVLRQASKACVVKREFKKAEQLIKHAVYLAREHFGAKHPKYSDTLLDYGFYLLNVDNICQSVAIYQTALDIRQSVFGGKNIHVATAHEDLAYSSYVHQYSSGKFDNALFHAERAIGIITHILPEDHLLLASSKRVKALILEEIAIDCHNKETEQRLLQEAHDLHLSSLQLAKKAFGEFNVQTAKHYGNLGRLYQSMRKFKEAEEMHIKAIQIKEQLLGQEDYEVALSVGHLASLYNYDMNQYENAEKLYLRSIAIGKKLFGEGYSGLEYDYRGLIKLYNSIGNYEKVFEYHNILANWNRLRDRQFSVTDALEDVSTSPQSTEEVVQSFLMSQSLDGQSS; encoded by the exons ATGGCGGCGGTGGAGCTGGAGTGGGTGCCCGAGACGCTTTACAACACGGCCATCTCGGCCGTCGTGGACAGCTAcgggcgggcgcggcgccgCGACATCCGCTCGCTGCCCGAGAACATCCAGTTCGACGTGTACTATAAG ctttacCAACAGGGCCGCTTGTGCCAGCTGGGTAGTGAATTTTGTGAGCTAGAAGTTTTTGCAAAGGTGCTACGAGCTTTAGATAAAAG ACATCTGCTCCATCACTGTTTCCAGGCTCTGATGGACCATGGAGTCAAGGTTGCTTCTGTCCTGGCCTATTCCTTCAGCCGACGGTGCTCCTACATTGCAGAGTCAGATGctgctgtgaaagaaaaagcaatccAGATTGGCTTTGTTTTAG GGGGTTTCCTGTCAGATGCAGGCTGGTACAGTGATGCTGAGAAGGTTTTCCTTTCCTGCCTTCAGCTGTGCACCCTCCACGATGAAATCCTGCACTGGTTCCGTGCCGTGGAGTGTTGTGTGAG GTTGCTGCACGTTCGGAACGGGAACTGCAAGTACCACCTGGGAGAGGAGACGTTCAAGCTGGCGCAGTCCTACATGGAGAAGCTGGCCAAGCACGGGCAGCAAGCCAACAAGGCGGCGCTCTACGGGGAGCTGTGCGCCCTGCTCTTCGCCAAGAGCCACTACGACGAG GCCTATAAGTGGTGCATAGAAGCCATGAAGGAGATCACAGTTGGGCTGCCTGTAAAAGTAGTGGTGGATGTGCTGCGACAAGCGTCAAAG gCCTGTGTGGTGAAACGGGAGTTCAAGAAGGCTGAGCAGCTCATAAAGCACGCTGTGTACCTTGCCAG GGAGCATTTTGGAGCCAAGCACCCCAAATACTCTGACACGCTACTAGACTACGGATTTTACTTGCTCAACGTAGACAATATCTGCCAATCTGTTGCCATCTATCAG ACAGCGCTCGATATCCGGCAGTCAGTATTTGGAGGTAAAAACATCCACGTAGCTACAGCTCATGAAGACTTGGCTTATTCTTCATATGTTCACCAGTACAGCTCTGGGAAATTTGACAATGCACT ATTCCATGCTGAACGTGCTATTGGCATTATCACTCACATTCTCCCAGAAGACCATCTCCTCTTGGCCTCTTCAAAGAGAGTTAAAG CTCTTATCCTGGAGGAGATTGCCATAGACTGCCACAACAAGGAGacagagcagaggctgctccaGGAGGCTCATGACCTGCACCTCTCCTCGCTCCAGCTGGCTAAAAAAGCCTTTGGGGAGTTCAACGTGCAAACAGCCAAACACTACGGCAACCTGGGCAGACTGTATCAGTCCATGAGGAAGTTCAAG GAAGCGGAGGAAATGCACATCAAGGCCATCCAGATCAAGGAGCAGCTCCTAGGGCAGGAGGATTATGAAGTTGCCCTCTCCGTGGGCCATCTCGCCTCCCTCTACAACTATGACATGAACCAGtatgaaaatgctgaaaagcTTTATCTGAGATCCATAGCAATTG GAAAGAAGCTTTTTGGTGAAGGATACAGTGGACTTGAATACGATTACAGAGGTCTCATTAAACTGTACAATTCCATTGGCAATTACGAGAAGGTGTTTGAGTACCACAACATTTTGGCCAATTGGAACCGGTTGCGGGACCGGCAGTTCTCGGTCACGGATGCGCTGGAGGACGTCAGCACCAGCCCCCAGTCCACGGAAGAAGTGGTCCAGTCTTTCCTGATGTCTCAGAGCCTTGACGGACAGAGCAGCTAA